The Fibrobacter sp. UWB5 genomic sequence GGAATTGCGTTTATCATTTCCTCCACTTCCATGGGGCTCACTTTTTTCCCACCTACGTTAATCATTTCCTTTATTCGGCTTTTTAAATAAATATACCCATTTTCATCCATCACCGCACAATCTCCCGTGCGAAAGTAATCTCCATAGAAATCCTTTTTAAATTCGTCGAGAGAAACATTCCAATAACCAGAGCAAACATGCTCACCTTTTACACAAATCTCTCCTTCTTCGCCCAAAGCAACTTTTTGACCACTTGTATTAAATAAGACTATATCAACCCCAGGAGAAGGCTTACCAATCGTACCTAAATTGTCCTTCTCCTGATGGAATTCCATAAAAGCACTTCTTGACGCTTCGGTAAGCCCATAATGCATATTCAATCGAGTATTAGGAAGCAGTTCCATTAAAAGTCGTTTTTCTTCTTGCTGCATAAAGGAACTACCAATTTCAATGTACTTCAGTTGGTTTGCAAAATTGACAATATACTTGCCGCTAAATTTTTTCATATAAGCCCAACTTGCCGGGACCATACCGAAACCGGTAACATAATGTTCTTTTATTTCCTTAAAAAAACGTTTAATATTAGCAAAGGAACCTAGAACAACCAATGTTCCGCCAATAGACAAAACACAACGAATGCGTCCTAAGCCAAAGGAATGACTAACAGGAAGAGCCAACAACTCAACATCATCTTCAGTGTTGCCGATGAATGTATTGATTTGTGCTGCAGCCGCCGCCAGATTCTTATACGACAGCGTCACTCCCTTTGGATTTCCTGTCGTGCCCGTCGTAAAAAGAATGTCGGCAATATCATCTTGACTCGGCTCTAGATAGTCAAAAAAAGAATTGTCGTTTTCGGCAAATTTATCAAATGAAATTCCGCTTACACCAGCCTTATGAAGGCAACCTATTACACATTTAGGAGATGTCGTTTCTTTTATGTATTCGT encodes the following:
- a CDS encoding class I adenylate-forming enzyme family protein, whose translation is MKSIEEQIRNHTIRTPKKTALIANDHEVTFAQLWSSILCAADSLRNEYGVRKGDRVILSASGNVEFIYAYFGVHIAGGIAVPIDPDTNFTRYEYIKETTSPKCVIGCLHKAGVSGISFDKFAENDNSFFDYLEPSQDDIADILFTTGTTGNPKGVTLSYKNLAAAAAQINTFIGNTEDDVELLALPVSHSFGLGRIRCVLSIGGTLVVLGSFANIKRFFKEIKEHYVTGFGMVPASWAYMKKFSGKYIVNFANQLKYIEIGSSFMQQEEKRLLMELLPNTRLNMHYGLTEASRSAFMEFHQEKDNLGTIGKPSPGVDIVLFNTSGQKVALGEEGEICVKGEHVCSGYWNVSLDEFKKDFYGDYFRTGDCAVMDENGYIYLKSRIKEMINVGGKKVSPMEVEEMINAIPGVKECACVGIPDENGILGEVVKAFVVADENVTDEFILESLRTKLETYKMPEKIERIKEIPRTLNGKIQRIKLKQS